The Nicotiana tabacum cultivar K326 chromosome 1, ASM71507v2, whole genome shotgun sequence genome segment acaCATTTTAACAAAGGCGTGTGCATCCCTAAATAATTTTGGCCagtaaaaacctgattgtagcactttctGAGCTGTCCGATCTCCACCGTGATGACCTCCGTATTGTGAGGCATGACAACTATGAAGTATGGCGctcatctcctcctcaggaacACATCTtcgcaccaactgatctgcacagatcctgtataagaatggctcatcccacatgtagagcctcacatcatgCATGAACCTTCTTCTATTGTTTGGTGTCAATTCTGGTGGTGTCACCCCATTTTCAATGAAGTttacataatctgcataccacggGGCTGTGCTTGAGGTGATTGCCAACAACTGCTCATCagggaatgtttctttgattgcacCCCCTTCATCCACATGGTTCCgattttctaatctggacaagtgatcagccatTTGATTCTTTGTTCCTTTGCGGTCTCGAatctctaaatcaaactcttgtaGCAGTAGGACCCACCGAATCAGTCTCGGCTTGGCGTCCCTTTTCTCAAACAAGTACCTGATGGCTGAATGAtttgtgtagacgatgactttggtcccCACAAGATATGACCTGAACTTGTCAAACACCCACACTACCGtaagcaactctttttcagtgaCGGTGTAGTTCATTTGAGCTGGATTCAGAGTTTTGCTCGCATAGTAGATGGAGTGGAAGATCTTGTTTCTCCTCTGTCCCAAGACAGCCCCAACAGCCAAGTCGCtagcatcgcacatcaactcaaatggctgCTCCTAGTCTTGAGCAATTATGATAGGTGCAGTCACCAACCTTCCTTTCAGCTCTTCGAATGCCTTCAGACAGACATCATCGAATTTTAAAACTACATCCTTCTCAAGCAACCTGCACAAGGGAGAGGAAATTTTCGAGAAATCTTTAATAAAACGACGATAAAgacctgcatggcccaagaaactgcggaTGCCTTTGACAGATAtcggtggaggtaatttttcaattgcttccacctttgccttgtccacctgcaaaccgtctttggacaccttgtgccctaaaactataccttcatgtaccatgaaatggcacttttcccagtttagcaccaagttagtctcttcacacctagcaagtacTTTATCGAGGTTCATTAAGCagttatcaaaagaacatccgaAAATAGAAACGTCATCCATGAATACTTCCACAAACCTCTCAACTATGTCAGTaaagatggccatcatacacctttgaaaagttgcatgtgcattacaaagaccaaagggcattctcttgaacgcatacgtgccataaagACACGTaaaagtggtcttttcttggtcctctagggctatagcaatctgattataccccgagtaaccatccaggAAGCAGTAGTactcctggccagctaatctatcgaggatttggtcaataaaggggaggggAAAGTGGTCCTTCCGAGTGGCATTGTTTAATTTTCTATAGTCAATGCAAattctccacccggtgacagttcttgttGGGATTAgattattattttcattaactgccacagtcatcccccctttcttGGGTACACATTAGACTGGGCTTACCCATTTGCTGTCTGAGataggaaatacaatacctgcatcaagccacttaatcacttcttttcttaccacctctttcatgatagGATTGAGGCGGCATTGTTGCTCAACACTAGGCTTATGTCCATcttccatgaggattttgtgcatgcaaaaggctggACTAATGCCCTTAATGTCAGACATCGTCCACCCCAGTGCGCGCTTGTGCTCCCGTAGCACTCTCAacagcttttcttcctgcaatttagacaagtcagaagaaacaataacaggtaGGGTGTCAAAgtcacccaaataagcatattgcgGGTGAGATGGGAGaggtttaagctccaattttgggGCTTtctcaattgacggctttggaggaGGTCCCTCTGGCCTGTTCAAGGGTTCAAAGGAGTGTATCCTCTGCATGTATGCACAAGATGTGTCAAGGATGTGCATCATCTCCTCGACCTCCTCATCATTGCCCAGGCTATCAAACAGCATAAGTGCTTTCTCTAGAGAATCATCTAGAAAAACACTTGGATCATAAATTTGCTCATCAGCCTCTACAACCGATAtaatagagagctcctcatagtgacggggaagttggattgctttgtagacattgaaaaTCGTTTCCTCATCTTCTACCCTCAAGATCATCTTTCCCTCTCTCACCTTGATAATTGCGTCActagtagccaagagaggtcgccCCAATATGATTGGGACCAGTTCATCAGCCTCATAATCGAGGATAATGAAGTCAGCAGGGAAGATAAATTTCCCAATCTGcagcaacacatcttcaatcacccccTCAGGGTGTGCTATTGACCTGTCAGCCAGCTGTAACATCACAGTAGTTGGCCttggagctcccagacccaattgTTTGAACAAAGACaggggcatcagatttatgcttacCCCCAAATTGCAAAGAGCACGACCCACATCAACATTACCAATATGCACAGGAATCGtaaagctgccaggatccttaagcttttgaggaagcttattttggaccctaGAAGTGCACTCCTCAATAAGTGCAATTGTCTCAAACTCAGTCGATCTCTTCTTATGAGacactatgtcttttatgtacttagcatattttggaaTTTCCCGAAGCACATCAACcagtggaatattcaattgaacctgGCTCAATATGGAGAGGAATTTGctgaacatgcgatcatcattcttcTTTTGCAATCTCTaagggaaaggtggtggtggccttggggCCTCTACTGGCTCTGGAATTTCAATAGTCTTCTTTGGCTCATTTGTCACTTTAGGGATCAACTCTCCCTCAGGTACAtgcttatttttccttttctttggcaCTTCCTCAAGCTCtctcccgtttctaagtgtaacggCATTCACTTGTGGATTCTTCTCTGTGTCACTAGGGAGAGCACCTGCAGGTCTAGTGTTTTAATTAGTAGCTAACTGCCCCAgctgcctctcaagatttctaaAGTCAGTCTTGAGCTGCTGATTGTCAGTCCTGATCTGTTGATTGTCAACCAACAACTTTTTTAACAATTCGTTGGTGCtctcttccatttgttggggtggaTTTTGAGGCTGATTGAAACCCCCTTGGGGTCTATGCTGATTCTGATTCTGCTGATTTTCACCCCATGAGAAGCtgggatgattcctccaattcgGATTGTAAGAattcccatattgtgcatgctgATTCGGTGGACCTCTGTTCTGTTGCCCCACATAATAGATGGATTCTGGATTtgtggggcacatgtcactcatatgaTTGTCACCACATAATTCGCAGCAAATAGCCATTTGGTGTACATGTTGCATCGGTTGTGGTTGCTGTATTGTCATTCTAGTCATCTGATTGGCCAGCTTTGcaatatcggctctcatggctgAAACCTCGTCAAGTTCAAGTAACCCAACTGATTTTTGTTTAATGTCCTTCCGTGAATCACCCTCACCTTGCCAGTTattatcattagcagtgaaattattcAGCAAGATTTGGATTTTACTATATGGTctggccatgcaactacccccacaagctaaGTCTAGATTCATCTTTGAAGCATCATCTAACCCAtctacaaaagtgtgacccaatacctcgtcTGTCTGACAATGATGAGGACAGTCTCTGAGCATCTTCTTGTACCTTTCCCATGCTTGGCGAAGTGTCTCGCCAGCTCGTTGTTCGAACCCAAGAATTTGACTCCTCAACACCTTTGTTTTCTtggtggggaaaaacttgattaagaatttcctcgccagatcatcccaagtgcgGATTGAATTTGTTGGCTCTTTATTCAACCACTCCTTAGCTTCCCCAATCAgtgaaatggggaaaagtgtcagcctgacatagtccttgaaAACGTTCTGATAGTTGTAGGTATCTGTAATTTctaagaaattctgaatgtgcctctgcagGTCTTCATGAGGTAAACCCACAAACAGCCTATGGATTAGATCAGCTGCACCATGTATTGtttcagctcaaagtgcccagtgatGTCAGGCTTCataatagcctgagtcatattagccagacagggccttgcggcttcaatcACCGCGTGTtcctcattacctgccatctcaaTTGGAtatggttgaactacgatgttcAACTCTCTTTCAATTCTGGTTCTAGCGTCCACCTCCTTCCTCAATctgtgaagtgttcgttcaatttcgggatcaagaggaaggagattGTTTACGCTTCTACTTCTTCGCATTCAATAGAAACTCATGTATTAGCACAAACAAAGTGAACTGAAAGTTAAAActcgaataaataaataataaaagctcaactcagtcaagtagctaatttctaagtccccggcaacggcgccaaaaacttgttgcgaccaaaaatactcacgcaagtgtacgtaatcgtcaagtaatagagtaatGAGTGGAGtgtcgttcccacgaagacttatgattaactgttgACTGATTCAAACCCAATTTCTTTATCTACCCAAGAGATTGTTCACAAAAGAGAGAtgtaattgttttactacttaAACTATAAAGAATTAATCTAACTAAAGCAAGTAACCAAACGAATAGCAATTTCGAGTAACAAACagtaggagaggatattccagAGTCACGGGCATAGTTAACAATCGTGCTGTGttcttggcttaaaatgactaatcaatttatctgggttattgattgacagggttt includes the following:
- the LOC142164618 gene encoding uncharacterized protein LOC142164618, giving the protein MRRSRSVNNLLPLDPEIERTLHRLRKEVDARTRIERELNIVVQPYPIEMAADLIHRLFVGLPHEDLQRHIQNFLEITDTYNYQNVFKDYVRLTLFPISLIGEAKEWLNKEPTNSIRTWDDLVLRSQILGFEQRAGETLRQAWERYKKMLRDCPHHCQTDEVLGHTFVDGLDDASKMNLDLACGGSCMARPYSKIQILLNNFTANDNNWQGEGDSRKDIKQKSVGLLELDEVSAMRADIAKLANQMTRMTIQQPQPMQHVHQMAICCELCGDNHMSDMCPTNPESIYYVGQQNRGPPNQHAQYGNSYNPNWRNHPSFSWGENQQNQNQHRPQGGFNQPQNPPQQMEESTNELLKKLLVDNQQIRTDNQQLKTDFRNLERQLGHDTEKNPQVNAVTLRNGRELEEVPKKRKNKHVPEGELIPKVTNEPKKTIEIPEPVQLNIPLVDVLREIPKYAKYIKDIVSHKKRSTEFETIALIEECTSRVQNKLPQKLKDPGSFTIPVHIGNVDVGRALCNLGVSINLMPLSLFKQLGLGAPRPTTVMLQLADRSIAHPEGVIEDVLLQIGKFIFPADFIILDYEADELVPIILGRPLLATSDAIIKEEKLLRVLREHKRALGWTMSDIKGISPAFCMHKILMEDGHKPSVEQQCRLNPIMKEVTANGCMMAIFTDIVERFVEVFMDDVSIFGCSFDNCLMNLDKVLARLLEKDVVLKFDDVCLKAFEELKGRLVTAPIIIAQD